Proteins encoded by one window of Cyclobacteriaceae bacterium:
- a CDS encoding glycoside hydrolase family 16 protein, whose product MKFFPISSLELFILLSFVSCINQRTALVWSDEFDYTGIPDTTKWNYDLGDGCPNVCDWGNNELQYYTNDSKNVRVENGVLIIEAHNDSLGGKTYTSTRIVSKNKGDWLYGRIEVKAKLPRGKGTWPAIWMLSTDWSYGGWPASGEIDIMEHVGFDPGMIHGTIHTEKYNHHKRTQKEGIISIADCQDAFHVYAIDWRENKIDFFVDDTLYHSVTRDENEDYIGWPFDKRFHLIMNIAVGGNWGGMQGVDDSIWPQRMEVDYVRVYR is encoded by the coding sequence ATGAAATTTTTCCCTATTTCTTCCCTTGAGCTTTTTATACTGCTAAGTTTCGTTTCCTGCATAAATCAAAGAACTGCTTTAGTGTGGTCAGATGAATTTGATTACACTGGAATACCTGATACCACCAAATGGAATTACGACCTGGGGGATGGCTGCCCGAATGTTTGCGATTGGGGAAATAATGAACTTCAGTACTACACCAATGATTCAAAAAATGTGCGGGTTGAGAACGGAGTACTGATTATTGAAGCACACAACGATTCACTGGGGGGCAAAACGTATACTTCCACGCGGATTGTTTCGAAAAACAAAGGCGATTGGTTGTACGGACGCATTGAAGTAAAAGCAAAACTACCACGTGGTAAAGGCACCTGGCCCGCCATCTGGATGCTCTCCACCGATTGGTCGTACGGAGGTTGGCCAGCTTCAGGCGAAATTGATATTATGGAGCACGTTGGATTTGATCCGGGTATGATTCACGGAACCATACATACGGAAAAATATAACCATCACAAACGCACGCAAAAAGAAGGCATAATTTCCATTGCCGATTGCCAGGATGCATTTCATGTATACGCCATCGATTGGCGCGAAAACAAAATTGACTTTTTTGTGGATGACACCTTATACCACAGCGTGACGCGCGATGAAAACGAGGACTATATTGGCTGGCCGTTCGACAAGCGTTTTCACCTGATTATGAATATTGCTGTGGGTGGCAACTGGGGCGGCATGCAAGGCGTAGATGATTCCATCTGGCCACAGCGCATGGAAGTCGATTACGTTCGTGTTTACCGGTAA
- a CDS encoding cyclic nucleotide-binding domain-containing protein produces MKNILFDFISKYVSLTEDEKNVLLSLDLFRSVKKGTVLLKVGQKSQESYFVLKGCIRVYYIIDGEEKTTAFYTEMEALTPPCVINKTPSEYYIGCIEDSILLVSNSDMEEEVNTKFPKFEIMCRKFSEELLAKQRIDFDEFKTSSPEQRYLNLLQKRPDLTQRVPQHQLASYLGIKPQSLSRLRARISEKNIG; encoded by the coding sequence ATGAAAAATATACTATTTGACTTTATATCAAAATACGTTTCTCTGACAGAAGATGAGAAAAATGTACTGCTTTCGTTAGACTTGTTTCGCTCGGTAAAGAAAGGGACGGTCTTACTCAAAGTGGGACAGAAATCACAAGAGAGCTATTTTGTTTTAAAAGGCTGCATTCGGGTTTATTACATCATAGATGGCGAAGAAAAAACAACAGCATTCTACACAGAAATGGAAGCGTTAACCCCTCCCTGTGTAATAAACAAAACTCCGTCTGAATATTATATAGGTTGTATAGAAGATAGTATACTTTTAGTTTCCAATTCTGATATGGAGGAAGAAGTAAATACTAAATTTCCAAAGTTCGAAATCATGTGTAGAAAATTTTCGGAAGAATTGTTAGCCAAGCAACGAATAGACTTTGACGAGTTTAAGACCTCCTCACCCGAACAGCGGTACCTGAACCTATTACAAAAAAGACCGGACCTTACTCAACGTGTTCCACAACACCAATTAGCGAGCTATTTAGGCATCAAACCTCAATCATTAAGCAGGTTAAGGGCAAGGATTTCAGAGAAAAATATAGGTTAA
- a CDS encoding YkgJ family cysteine cluster protein — MTMEEKVQAVELVFEKLDQQISQFQGWSGLHCKWGCGKCCFKPDIEATILEFLPFAHALYHADQAFVWLEKLEQSDSSICLILSPTQSGAGLCTEYKHRGLICRLFGFSARTNKHGKKELVTCEIIKTEQVDQYTKAQEKVAQEHESIPVMHQYYMQLHAIDYELTKDFYPINVAIRKAIETVLGWYAYRNN; from the coding sequence ATGACAATGGAGGAAAAGGTACAGGCCGTTGAATTGGTTTTTGAGAAACTCGATCAGCAAATTTCACAGTTTCAGGGTTGGTCAGGCCTGCATTGTAAGTGGGGGTGTGGCAAATGCTGTTTCAAACCCGACATTGAAGCCACTATTCTTGAGTTTCTTCCATTTGCACATGCCTTGTATCATGCTGATCAGGCATTCGTATGGTTGGAAAAACTAGAGCAATCAGACTCATCCATTTGCTTGATCTTAAGCCCAACTCAATCGGGCGCTGGCTTGTGTACAGAATACAAACATCGGGGGTTGATTTGCCGCCTCTTCGGATTTTCAGCGCGCACAAACAAACACGGGAAGAAGGAATTGGTCACGTGTGAAATCATTAAAACGGAACAAGTTGATCAGTATACAAAAGCGCAAGAGAAAGTTGCGCAGGAACACGAATCAATACCCGTGATGCATCAATACTACATGCAATTACACGCCATCGACTACGAACTCACCAAAGATTTTTATCCGATTAACGTGGCTATCCGAAAAGCTATTGAAACGGTGTTGGGCTGGTATGCCTACAGAAACAACTGA
- a CDS encoding cupin domain-containing protein produces the protein MATVDISKIEPKEIIKGFKGRFIHTENTTLAFWEVEKGASIPLHSHIHEQTTQVVEGKFQLTVDGETKIYENGLIAIIPSNVVHGGVALSNCKIFDVFSPVREDYKNL, from the coding sequence ATGGCAACCGTAGATATTTCAAAAATCGAGCCCAAAGAAATCATTAAAGGTTTTAAAGGGAGATTCATACACACCGAAAATACAACACTGGCTTTTTGGGAAGTCGAAAAAGGTGCATCCATACCACTACATTCTCACATTCATGAGCAAACTACACAGGTTGTAGAGGGCAAGTTTCAATTGACAGTAGATGGTGAAACCAAAATATATGAGAACGGATTAATTGCTATAATTCCTTCAAATGTTGTTCATGGTGGAGTAGCCCTATCTAACTGTAAGATTTTTGATGTCTTTAGTCCCGTTAGAGAGGATTATAAGAACCTATGA
- a CDS encoding CPBP family intramembrane metalloprotease: MNATIKRVLYFPITKIIVGIVVCFSLFVVIQNFVLKPIFYSIIQDKNIANPIIHCISIIVLLAAYYYLFRLYDKREITELSIKYFFKEMFGGFFFGFLTISLSIFILYLLGNYQVISISTAHYSIKFFTLLMFAAIVEDLFHRGLIIRVCENWLGTNLTLVIGMLVEMQHIFNPDSNLFSLFFYMIWGFTMAMMFIYTKRIWLPFFFHLGWNFAQPFYGSNLTGLNDAGSIIQSKFNGHQLLTGGAVGIEGSIFTATFLLLIGITLYYRAKSEGKIVKSKLFKR, encoded by the coding sequence ATGAATGCCACAATCAAAAGAGTACTGTACTTTCCAATTACTAAAATTATCGTGGGCATTGTCGTTTGCTTCTCACTATTCGTAGTAATTCAAAACTTTGTATTAAAGCCAATTTTTTACAGCATTATTCAAGATAAAAATATTGCCAACCCCATCATTCATTGTATTTCCATTATAGTTTTATTAGCCGCTTATTACTATTTATTCCGATTATATGATAAAAGAGAAATAACAGAGCTATCCATAAAATACTTTTTTAAAGAAATGTTTGGAGGGTTTTTCTTTGGTTTTTTAACCATTTCATTATCTATTTTCATTTTATACTTATTAGGGAATTATCAGGTTATTAGTATTTCAACAGCTCACTATTCAATAAAGTTTTTCACGCTATTAATGTTTGCGGCCATAGTTGAAGATTTATTTCATAGAGGATTAATAATCAGGGTGTGTGAAAATTGGTTAGGCACTAATCTAACTCTCGTTATTGGAATGCTAGTAGAAATGCAGCACATTTTTAATCCCGATTCCAACCTATTTAGTCTTTTCTTTTATATGATTTGGGGGTTTACTATGGCAATGATGTTCATCTATACTAAAAGAATATGGCTACCCTTTTTCTTCCATTTAGGGTGGAATTTTGCTCAGCCTTTTTATGGCTCAAATCTCACAGGGCTAAATGATGCGGGCAGTATCATTCAATCAAAATTTAATGGTCATCAACTATTAACTGGCGGTGCAGTTGGAATTGAAGGTTCAATTTTTACAGCAACATTTTTATTGCTTATTGGAATAACACTTTATTATCGTGCAAAAAGCGAGGGTAAAATTGTAAAAAGCAAACTGTTTAAAAGATGA
- a CDS encoding dihydrofolate reductase family protein, protein MRKVILGVAVSLDGFIEGPNGEYDWCPPPSGNEMSNFLDGIDVVFFGRKSYELFGTAEYASKTCYVFSNTLKAVKGKNTHLLSGDVVSAVKKIKAEEGKNIWLWGGASLTTTFMNAGLVDELWLGLVPVVLGAGKPLFQDIKQREHFEFIEVDNQQGYLSLKLRYKG, encoded by the coding sequence ATGCGAAAAGTAATTTTGGGAGTAGCCGTAAGCCTCGATGGCTTCATCGAAGGCCCGAATGGGGAATACGACTGGTGTCCACCCCCATCAGGTAATGAAATGAGTAATTTCTTAGATGGAATTGATGTGGTGTTTTTCGGGCGAAAGAGCTACGAATTGTTTGGTACAGCCGAGTATGCCAGCAAAACCTGCTATGTATTTTCCAATACGTTGAAAGCTGTAAAAGGTAAGAATACGCACCTGCTTAGTGGCGATGTGGTAAGTGCGGTGAAGAAAATCAAAGCGGAGGAAGGAAAGAACATTTGGTTATGGGGTGGGGCAAGCCTGACAACCACATTTATGAACGCTGGCCTGGTGGATGAATTGTGGCTTGGACTCGTACCGGTAGTGCTGGGTGCAGGAAAGCCATTGTTTCAGGATATCAAACAGCGTGAGCATTTTGAGTTCATCGAAGTCGACAATCAGCAAGGCTATCTTTCACTGAAACTTCGCTACAAAGGCTGA
- a CDS encoding cupin domain-containing protein: protein MNLKDAFLSLDNYFSPRIIGEVNDQYIKVVKIKGQEVPWHNHENEDELFYIIDGQLLMEMENQQEFMMKKGDLLVVKKGTYHRVSSTAECLVMLIESKTTEHTGKVKSAISKSIEEQIY, encoded by the coding sequence ATGAATTTGAAAGATGCTTTTTTAAGTCTTGACAACTATTTCTCACCAAGGATTATAGGTGAAGTAAATGACCAGTATATTAAAGTCGTAAAAATAAAAGGACAAGAAGTCCCTTGGCATAATCATGAGAATGAAGATGAGTTATTCTATATCATTGACGGGCAACTGCTGATGGAAATGGAGAATCAACAGGAATTTATGATGAAAAAGGGCGACTTGTTAGTTGTGAAGAAAGGAACATACCACCGTGTTTCCTCAACAGCGGAATGCCTGGTTATGCTAATTGAATCAAAGACTACCGAACATACCGGCAAGGTGAAATCAGCTATTAGTAAATCAATTGAAGAACAAATCTATTAA
- a CDS encoding DDE-type integrase/transposase/recombinase — protein sequence MVPWHADITQFQTADGNISYIYLVMDNFARYITSWRVSDKIYAKVRIETFEETIINAGIKPNQEEITELIVDGGSENKNKKVETLLEKYPVDKLVARKDILKSNSAVESLNKIIKYYYLYPRNIHNEEELIKVMEKVVVPDYNDKRPHGSLFGLTPGEAYGRKTVNFRKIREQTIQAYHKRVAYNQTHACMGCLFGCKAN from the coding sequence ATGGTGCCATGGCATGCGGATATAACACAGTTTCAAACAGCAGACGGAAATATTTCCTATATCTATCTGGTCATGGATAATTTTGCGCGTTACATTACCTCATGGCGTGTGTCGGACAAGATTTATGCTAAAGTGAGAATTGAAACATTTGAAGAGACTATCATTAACGCTGGAATAAAACCGAATCAAGAAGAAATAACCGAATTGATTGTTGATGGTGGTTCGGAGAACAAAAATAAAAAAGTAGAAACATTATTGGAAAAATACCCCGTTGACAAATTGGTGGCCAGGAAAGACATCTTGAAATCAAACTCAGCGGTGGAATCATTAAACAAGATTATTAAATATTACTACCTCTACCCGAGAAATATCCACAACGAAGAAGAGCTTATTAAAGTCATGGAAAAAGTTGTTGTACCCGACTACAACGACAAAAGACCACACGGTTCATTATTCGGACTGACTCCGGGAGAGGCTTACGGGAGAAAGACTGTGAACTTTAGAAAAATCCGAGAACAAACGATACAAGCATACCACAAACGAGTTGCGTACAACCAGACTCATGCGTGTATGGGTTGCCTATTCGGGTGCAAAGCCAACTGA
- a CDS encoding helix-turn-helix domain-containing protein — protein sequence MKKKSSKAYCAVDYAFQRIGGKYKGRILWVLKDGLLRYGELKRAVVGITPKMLTQTLKELEGDELITRKVYLEVPPRVEYALTSTGKELIPFIKQMRAWGERQMSLK from the coding sequence GTGAAAAAGAAATCGAGTAAAGCATATTGCGCAGTGGATTACGCCTTTCAACGAATTGGAGGAAAGTATAAAGGAAGAATTTTGTGGGTCTTGAAAGATGGTCTTTTACGTTATGGAGAGTTGAAAAGAGCAGTGGTGGGGATAACGCCAAAAATGCTTACCCAGACTCTAAAAGAGCTGGAAGGTGACGAACTTATTACAAGAAAAGTCTATCTGGAGGTTCCACCAAGAGTGGAGTACGCACTTACTTCTACCGGGAAGGAGTTGATTCCGTTTATTAAGCAAATGCGCGCCTGGGGTGAAAGGCAAATGTCTTTAAAGTGA
- a CDS encoding DUF5916 domain-containing protein, whose translation MKHLTALLAVLCLIGSSFLVSATDKKEFKAKRVEDAPRIDGILDDVAWQEGGEQAQFFQFSPDNGKLSDFKTTVLLAYTDRAIYVAARMYDPEPEKILREFGLRDDGDRNADAFGFLIDPYNSGINAFSFFVTAAGVQADFLVTGSEFDASWDAVWKSAMKMDDEGWIVEFEIPYFAIRFPKQEVQHWSVNFYRRVQRKQEESYWNLVDNGIQGTVNQFGVLSGLENIEPPLRLSFSPYVTSIYTHDGHAGAGKFSFAGGMDLKYGLNESYTLDMSLIPDFSQVQSDNIVYNISAFEVMYNENRQFFTEGTELFSKSNLFYSRRIGQTFGSVEYDAEAEEVVSAPTAANLINATKISGRNKKGLGLGFFNAITNRTHATIRNLESGEVREQQVDPLTNFNVLVVDQNLKNNSNINFTNTSVIRGDGGRDANVTALRVSLRNKTNTYQASTYAAVNAIMQPGESTDVGYKYFVELAKISGVWQYGLGRNVESDNYNINDLGYLQAPNEISHYGWLRYSILKPKGIINTMRTTLNLFHEHLYEPNTFTSFQSHVNINAQFKNFWWAGFNIGGRPITSHDYFEPRVQGRYVILPANFNFNFWVESDSRKPLQVNGYTGQWYRPDWDQTFRWWGVYFRYRASNKLSFNTEINYERGNGRGFATKLYDESDNLSDIIFGTRDMVIASNIVGLNYTFNNKMGLTLRVRHYWSKVKYEEFFSLGSTGELNDTDYMGIDEDGRPAHDANFNAMNVDLVYFFQIAPGSFLNFVWKDAIHTFTNDTDPDYFTNVRDVSRSPQVNSISLRLTYFIDYLTLKKSLSRN comes from the coding sequence ATGAAGCACCTGACCGCCTTGCTTGCCGTGTTATGCCTGATAGGCTCTTCATTCCTTGTATCGGCTACCGATAAAAAGGAATTCAAAGCGAAGCGGGTGGAGGATGCCCCACGCATTGATGGAATTTTAGATGACGTGGCCTGGCAGGAGGGTGGTGAACAGGCTCAGTTCTTTCAGTTCTCACCCGACAATGGTAAACTATCCGATTTCAAAACCACGGTACTGCTGGCATATACCGATCGGGCCATCTATGTGGCCGCCCGAATGTATGATCCTGAACCGGAAAAGATATTACGCGAGTTCGGCTTGCGAGATGATGGTGACCGAAATGCGGATGCCTTTGGTTTTTTGATTGATCCGTACAACAGCGGCATCAATGCCTTTTCCTTTTTTGTAACAGCCGCGGGCGTTCAGGCCGACTTTTTGGTGACCGGAAGTGAATTTGATGCCAGTTGGGATGCGGTTTGGAAAAGTGCCATGAAGATGGATGATGAAGGCTGGATCGTGGAATTTGAAATACCGTACTTCGCCATCCGTTTTCCCAAGCAAGAAGTTCAGCATTGGAGTGTCAATTTTTACAGAAGGGTTCAACGTAAACAGGAAGAGTCGTATTGGAATCTCGTAGATAACGGAATCCAGGGAACGGTGAATCAATTTGGAGTACTCTCGGGCCTGGAAAATATCGAACCACCCCTTCGTCTTTCGTTTTCACCCTACGTTACATCAATCTATACACACGATGGTCATGCCGGTGCCGGTAAGTTTTCATTTGCCGGAGGGATGGATTTAAAATACGGCTTGAATGAAAGTTATACGCTCGACATGAGCCTGATTCCTGATTTCAGCCAGGTGCAGTCGGATAACATTGTGTACAACATTTCTGCATTTGAAGTGATGTATAATGAAAATCGCCAGTTTTTTACAGAAGGCACGGAGTTGTTCAGTAAATCCAATCTCTTTTACTCAAGGCGCATTGGCCAAACCTTTGGTTCGGTTGAGTATGATGCCGAAGCTGAGGAAGTAGTAAGCGCACCAACGGCTGCCAACCTCATCAACGCGACAAAAATATCCGGAAGGAATAAAAAGGGACTTGGCCTTGGCTTCTTCAACGCGATCACCAACCGCACACATGCTACAATCCGGAATCTGGAATCGGGTGAAGTACGCGAACAACAAGTTGATCCGTTAACTAATTTTAATGTACTGGTGGTTGATCAGAACCTGAAGAACAATTCCAACATCAATTTTACAAATACCAGTGTAATACGTGGAGATGGCGGACGTGATGCCAACGTAACTGCGTTGCGCGTAAGCCTTCGCAATAAAACAAACACGTATCAGGCGAGTACATATGCGGCTGTAAACGCGATTATGCAACCGGGTGAAAGTACGGATGTTGGGTACAAGTATTTTGTTGAGCTCGCCAAAATCAGCGGTGTATGGCAATACGGTTTGGGTCGAAATGTAGAGAGCGACAATTATAATATCAACGACCTGGGTTATTTGCAGGCACCAAACGAAATATCACACTATGGCTGGTTGCGGTACAGTATTCTCAAGCCGAAAGGCATTATCAACACCATGCGCACCACCTTAAATCTATTTCATGAGCATCTGTATGAGCCAAACACCTTCACGTCATTTCAATCGCATGTAAACATCAATGCACAGTTTAAAAACTTTTGGTGGGCCGGCTTTAACATCGGAGGTCGACCGATAACATCGCACGATTATTTTGAGCCGCGTGTTCAGGGTAGGTATGTGATCCTTCCGGCAAATTTCAATTTTAATTTTTGGGTAGAGAGTGATAGTCGGAAGCCATTACAGGTAAATGGTTATACCGGTCAGTGGTACAGACCCGATTGGGATCAAACGTTTCGGTGGTGGGGTGTTTACTTCCGGTACCGCGCTAGCAACAAGCTTTCGTTCAATACGGAAATTAATTATGAGCGTGGCAACGGTAGAGGCTTCGCCACAAAATTATATGATGAATCGGATAATCTTTCGGATATTATTTTCGGTACGCGCGATATGGTGATTGCCAGTAACATTGTGGGATTGAATTACACCTTTAATAATAAGATGGGGTTAACACTTCGCGTTCGTCATTATTGGTCGAAAGTGAAGTATGAAGAATTTTTCAGTTTAGGTTCAACCGGTGAATTAAATGATACGGATTACATGGGCATTGATGAGGATGGACGCCCAGCGCACGATGCCAACTTCAATGCTATGAATGTAGACCTGGTTTATTTCTTTCAGATCGCTCCAGGTTCGTTTTTGAATTTTGTATGGAAAGATGCGATCCACACCTTCACCAACGATACCGATCCCGATTATTTTACCAATGTGCGTGATGTGTCACGGTCGCCACAGGTGAACAGCATCTCCCTCAGGCTTACCTATTTCATCGATTACCTGACACTAAAGAAAAGTCTTTCGCGGAACTAA
- a CDS encoding YafY family protein, translated as MNRIDRLTAILIQLQTKKVVKAQEIADRFEISLRTVYRDVQALMEAGVPIGSEAGKGYFIVDGYHLPPVMFTQDEASAMLLAGKLVEKMGDKSVRQAFDTALQKVKAVLNETEKDHLQNLEPHIEIYLRSRYEHRERDGFPDHFLTEIQRALAKKQVLIIDYSNSKEEVTKREVEPIGIFYYSMTWHLIGWCRLRNDYRDFRSDRIKHLESSSQTFESRNLMSLQEYFNTIFQNNSSLIRVSVLFDKAALGGRPIFGSISQTDLGYRLRVEFMMDNLRHLAHWLLTYGSAVEIESPDELKTIMAELVEELAGYYSGHVGEVSRS; from the coding sequence ATGAACCGAATCGATCGCCTTACTGCTATTTTAATTCAGCTTCAAACCAAAAAAGTAGTGAAGGCACAGGAAATTGCCGATCGGTTTGAAATAAGCCTGCGCACGGTTTACCGCGATGTGCAGGCCTTGATGGAAGCCGGTGTGCCCATTGGCTCAGAGGCGGGTAAGGGTTACTTTATTGTAGATGGCTACCACCTGCCTCCGGTTATGTTTACCCAAGATGAAGCCAGCGCCATGTTGCTGGCCGGTAAACTGGTAGAGAAGATGGGTGATAAATCGGTGCGGCAGGCATTTGATACGGCCTTGCAGAAGGTAAAGGCTGTGCTGAATGAAACCGAAAAAGATCACCTGCAAAATTTGGAGCCACATATTGAAATTTATTTGCGGTCGCGGTATGAGCATCGCGAACGCGATGGTTTCCCCGATCATTTTCTTACCGAGATTCAGCGGGCACTAGCTAAAAAGCAGGTGTTGATCATTGATTACAGCAATAGCAAGGAGGAGGTAACGAAGCGTGAGGTTGAGCCGATTGGTATTTTTTACTACAGCATGACCTGGCATTTGATCGGCTGGTGCCGGCTGCGAAATGATTACCGCGATTTCCGTTCGGATAGGATCAAACACCTGGAAAGTTCAAGCCAAACATTTGAAAGCCGAAACCTGATGTCGTTGCAGGAGTATTTCAATACCATATTTCAGAATAACAGCTCCCTGATCCGCGTATCCGTATTGTTTGATAAAGCAGCGTTGGGCGGCCGCCCGATTTTCGGAAGCATTTCCCAAACCGATCTGGGTTACAGACTTCGTGTAGAGTTTATGATGGATAACCTGCGTCACCTGGCGCATTGGTTGCTGACGTACGGGAGTGCAGTTGAAATTGAATCACCCGATGAGCTTAAAACTATCATGGCTGAACTGGTGGAGGAGTTGGCTGGGTATTATAGTGGGCATGTTGGCGAGGTAAGCCGGAGTTGA
- a CDS encoding aldo/keto reductase, which produces MEYRNLGHADLKLPVITFGAWAAGGWMWGGTERNEAIKAIQASYDAGVTAIDTAPVYGQGESEEITGKAIKGLPRDKVQILTKFGLRWNLAKGEFYFKSKDNLGKDIDIYKYAAKESIIQECEDSLRRLGTDYIDLYQIHWPDSTTPIHETMEAVDRLIKAGKVRYAGVCNYNAAQMEEAEQSLKLVSNQVPYSMVKRDIETDLVPYCQKHNKGILAYSPLQRGLLTGKMKPGYQFNEGDHRSTTYFFTDENIKRTTAFLEKIKPLAEEKKATLGQLVLRWTVEQPGITIALAGARNAQQAIENAKAVDIQLSKEEIKMINAQLKSLELVKA; this is translated from the coding sequence ATGGAATACAGAAACCTCGGCCACGCTGATCTGAAATTACCGGTTATCACCTTTGGTGCATGGGCTGCTGGCGGATGGATGTGGGGCGGAACAGAACGTAACGAAGCCATCAAGGCCATCCAGGCATCGTACGATGCAGGCGTAACGGCCATTGATACCGCACCGGTTTACGGGCAAGGCGAAAGCGAAGAAATTACCGGTAAGGCCATAAAAGGATTGCCGCGCGATAAAGTGCAGATTCTGACAAAATTTGGTTTGCGCTGGAACCTGGCAAAGGGTGAATTTTATTTCAAGAGCAAAGATAATTTAGGCAAGGACATTGACATCTATAAATACGCTGCCAAGGAGAGTATCATACAGGAATGCGAAGACAGCCTGCGTAGGTTAGGCACCGATTATATTGATCTATATCAAATCCATTGGCCTGATAGCACCACACCCATCCATGAAACCATGGAAGCCGTTGATCGATTAATTAAAGCCGGCAAGGTTCGTTATGCCGGAGTGTGCAATTACAATGCAGCCCAGATGGAAGAGGCTGAGCAATCCTTAAAGCTGGTCTCCAACCAGGTGCCCTACAGCATGGTGAAGCGCGACATTGAAACCGATTTGGTGCCCTATTGCCAGAAACACAACAAAGGGATTTTGGCATACAGTCCGTTGCAACGCGGTCTGCTTACCGGAAAAATGAAGCCCGGCTATCAGTTCAATGAAGGTGACCACCGCAGCACCACCTACTTTTTTACGGATGAAAACATTAAGCGCACAACTGCTTTCCTTGAAAAGATAAAACCGCTTGCTGAAGAAAAGAAAGCCACGCTTGGCCAATTGGTATTACGCTGGACCGTTGAACAACCGGGTATAACCATTGCCCTTGCCGGTGCCCGCAATGCACAGCAGGCTATTGAAAATGCTAAAGCAGTAGATATTCAATTAAGCAAAGAGGAAATTAAAATGATCAATGCACAATTGAAATCGCTAGAGCTTGTTAAAGCTTGA
- a CDS encoding alpha/beta hydrolase: protein MIRKILKVILYIVLAFLTLALGLVTIWWINSPGEADPITDKSGMTISDSISIIDTLQIGGLKQYIIIRGADSTKPVMLFVHGGPGGPEIGMMKETNQLIENDFVMVYWEQRGAGKSYNPDIPPKSMNLEQFILDAGELSQYLTKRFKKDKIYIMGHSWGSLLGILTANRYPELFHAYFGVGQIGHQYMGELVSFEWVKNQAQLQNDIAGINDLANLNFPNHSESYANLDEFNSAWDAFIGIERNYVMKYGGGAMREMRGILPLVKMIFLTHEYTIEEKFNYLKGSDFSAKYLWKEVIDTNLFNEIDSMQVPVYILQGLYDYQTPYPVAKDFFNQLKAPIKEFYIFENSAHSPNMEEVEKFNQIVREHATDN, encoded by the coding sequence ATGATAAGGAAAATTCTGAAGGTAATTTTATACATAGTCTTAGCATTTTTGACACTAGCTTTAGGCTTAGTGACTATATGGTGGATTAATAGCCCCGGGGAAGCTGACCCTATTACAGATAAAAGTGGTATGACAATTTCAGACAGCATTTCAATCATCGATACACTTCAAATTGGAGGCCTGAAACAATATATAATAATTCGTGGTGCCGATTCAACCAAGCCAGTAATGTTGTTTGTTCATGGAGGCCCGGGCGGACCAGAGATTGGTATGATGAAAGAAACAAACCAGTTAATAGAAAATGATTTCGTAATGGTGTACTGGGAACAAAGGGGAGCAGGAAAATCCTATAATCCTGATATTCCACCTAAGTCAATGAATTTGGAGCAATTTATTTTAGATGCGGGTGAACTCAGCCAATACCTTACCAAGCGATTCAAAAAAGACAAAATTTACATTATGGGACATTCTTGGGGATCCCTACTAGGGATTTTAACAGCCAATAGATATCCTGAACTTTTTCATGCCTATTTTGGTGTGGGTCAAATAGGACATCAATACATGGGGGAACTTGTTTCATTTGAATGGGTTAAAAACCAGGCTCAATTACAAAATGACATAGCGGGCATCAATGATTTGGCTAATTTAAATTTCCCTAATCATTCTGAAAGTTATGCTAATTTAGATGAATTCAATTCGGCTTGGGATGCTTTCATCGGTATTGAGAGAAATTATGTTATGAAGTATGGTGGTGGCGCAATGCGAGAAATGAGGGGAATATTGCCCTTAGTTAAGATGATTTTTCTTACTCATGAATACACAATTGAAGAAAAGTTCAACTACTTAAAAGGCAGTGACTTTTCAGCCAAGTACTTATGGAAAGAGGTGATCGATACTAATCTTTTCAATGAAATTGATAGCATGCAAGTTCCTGTTTATATTCTTCAGGGTTTATATGATTACCAGACACCTTATCCGGTTGCCAAGGATTTCTTTAACCAACTAAAAGCTCCAATAAAAGAGTTCTACATATTTGAAAACTCCGCGCATAGTCCAAATATGGAAGAAGTTGAAAAGTTTAATCAAATTGTTCGTGAACATGCTACGGATAATTGA